In Nocardioides sp. W7, the genomic stretch AGTCGCGCACGGAGAAGAGTTTCCCATCCCGGTCGGTACGCTCCGCGAGTGGCCCACCCAGATCTCGATGTCCAGGTCCAGCGACTGGACCCCGACCTCCCGCTGCCGTCGTACGCCCACCCCGGCGACGCGGGCGCCGACCTGCTGACGACCGTCGACGTGACGCTCGCACCGGGGGAGCGTGCCCTCGTCCCGACCGGGGTGGCGCTCGCGCTCCCCGAGGGGTACGTCGCGCTCGTGCACCCCCGCTCCGGGCTCGCGGCCCGGCACGGCCTGTCCATCGTCAACTCCCCGGGCACCGTCGACGCCGGCTACCGCGGCGAGATCAAAGTGCTGCTGGTCAACCACGACCCGGCCGAGCCGATCGAGCTGCGCCGTGGCGACCGGATCGCCCAGCTGGTGGTCCAGCGCTTCGAGCGGGCCCGGTTCGTCGAGGTCTCCGAACTCCCCGCGTCCGTGCGTGGGGAAGGGGGCTACGGTTCTACCGGGGGGTTCGGCACATCCTGAGCCGCCCGACCACAGCCGTTGCAGGGCCCCGCACCGAGGAGCAGCTCGAAGTGAAGTTCCGTCGCAAGTCCGACACCGCCCCGGCCGACTCGGCCGCCCTCGCGTCCGAGGTGCCGGCGCCGGTCGGCCCGTTCGACGCCGCCGACCTGCCGGACGACGGGGTGGAGCGGATCGACCTCGGGTCGCTGCTGGTCGCCCCGCTGGAGGACCGTGAGCTGCGGCTCCAGGTCGACGAGGCCACCGGGGCGGTCCAGGCGGTGCTGCTCGCCGGCTCCGACGGTGCCGTCGAGCTGCGCGCGTTCGCCGCGCCCCGCAACGGTGACCTGTGGACGGAGGTCCGGCCCCAGCTCGCGGCCGACATGGCCCGCCGCGGCGGCATCGCCACCGAGCGCGAGGGCGAGTTCGGCCCCGAGCTGCTCTGCGAGCTCCAGGTGAAGCGGGCCGACGGCACCATGGCCGCCCAGCCGTCCCGGATCGTCGGCGTCAACGGCGACCGATGGCTGCTGCGGGCGACGCTGATGGGCCGGCCGGCCATGGAGGACTCGCTGCCCGAGGCCTGGGTCGAGACGATCCGCTCGGTCGCGGTGCAGCGCGGTGTCGGCGCGATGCCGGTCGGCGAACCGCTGCCCCTGGTCCTGCCCGCCAACGCGCGCAAGGTCGACCAGCCCGGCACCCCGCCGCCGTCCGGGTGAGCGACTGATGGCCGACAAGAGCAGGCTGCGTCGCAGCATCAGTCGTTGGGCCAATACCGGCGACCAGCACGCCCGCGACCTGCGGGAGACCTACGCCGAGGCCGGCAACGACTCGATCGCGACCGCACCCGACCGCGAGCGGGTCCTGCTGCGCGGCACCCTGCGCACCGTGACCCTGCGCCCACGCGGCGGCGTACCCGCCCTCGAGGCCGAGCTCTTCGACGGCTCGGGGGTGATCACCCTGGTCTGGCTGGGCCGTCGGCGGATCGCCGGCATCTCGCCGGGTCGCTCCATCCAGGTGCAGGGCCGGATCGGCCAGCACGACGGCGTCCGGATCCTCTACAACCCCCGTTACGAGCTGATTCCGTGAGCGCCGACCAACCGGCCCCCACCCGCCCCGCAGCGGTCACGGTGGAGACCGTCGAGGCCCTGGTCCGCGCCCAGATGGCGACCGCCCTGGGCGGCCGGCGGGGGATGGTCGAGGCAGGGATCCCCGGCATCCTGTTCACGGTCCTGTGGCTGACCACCAAGGACCTCCAGATCGCGCTCGGCGTCAGCGTCGCCGCCGCCGCGCTGGCTCTGGTCGTCCGACTGGCCCAGCGCACCACGGTCCAGTACGTCTTCAACGCCTTCTTCGCGATCGCCATCGGCTGGGTGTTCGTGCGGATCGCGGCCAGCGCGGGCGGCTCGGAGTCCGACCAGGCGTTGGCCTTCTTCCTGCCGGGCATCCTGGTCAGCCTGGGCTACACGGTCGTGATGGTGACGTCCTGCGTGGCCGGCTGGCCGTTCGTCGGGTTCATGCTCGGCAGCGTCACCGGCGACCCGACCGCCTGGCACTCCGACCGGCAGGTGGTGCACCTGTGCACCCGGCTGACCTGGCTGTTCCTGCTGCCCGGCGCCATCGGGGTGCTGCTGCAGGGGCCGGTATGGCTGCTCGGCTGGTCCGACACGATCGACGTCGATCTGGCGGTCCTGCTGCTGGGCATCCTCCGGCTCGGACTCGGCTGGCCGCTGCGGATCGGCGCCTGGGGCGCGATGATCTGGCTGCTGGCCCGCGACGCCACCCCCATCGAGGACGACCACCGCCACCACGGTCTGACCGGATAGTCCCCGACCTTCGGCAGGTTCCAGACCTGCCGGGGTCAGGAACTATCCGCCGTGGGCGCGGGGGGCGAGCAGGCGCTCGAGGGCGTCCTCGCCCTCGTCGGGCACCACGAAGAGCAGCTCGTCGCCGGACTCCACCGGTTGCTCGGGGTCGGGCACGTACACCTGGCCGTCGCGCAGGATGGTGACCAGCGCGCAGTTCTCCGGCAGCGGGATCAGCCCGGTGGGCTTGCCGACGTACGGCGAGTCCGCGGGCAGCGTCATCTCGACCAGGTTGGCGTTGCCCTGGCGGAAGGTGAAGAGCCGGACCAGGTCGCCGACCGTCACCGCCTCCTCGACCAGCGCCGACATGATCCGCGGGGTGGAGACGTTGACGTCGACGCCCCAGGCCTCGCTGAACAGCCACTCGTTGTTGGGGTGGTTGACCCGGCCGACCGTGCGGGGCACACCGAACTCGGTCTTGGCGAGCAGCGAGGTGACCAGGTTGACCTTGTCGTCGCCGGTGGCGGCGATGACCACGTCGCACTTGTCGAGGCGCGCCTCCTCCAGCGAGGACAGCTCGCACGAGTCGGCGAGCAGCCACTCCGCGTCGGGGACCCGCTCGGGCTTGATCGAGTCGGGGTTCTTGTCGATCAGCAGCACCTGGTGACCGTTCTGGATCAGCTCGCGGGCGATCGAGCGCCCGACTGCGCCGGCTCCGGCGATGGCGACTCTCATACAGCTCAGTGCTCCTCGGGTCCGCGCTCGATGACCTGGTAGGCGCGCGCGGCGGTCTCCTCGCGCATCACCAGGTGCAGGAGGTCGCCCTCCTGGATGACGCTCTCGCGGGCGGGCAGCATGCCCTCCCCGAGCCGGTCGATCCACGCGATCCGACTCTGAGTCTGCTC encodes the following:
- the dut gene encoding dUTP diphosphatase — its product is MAHPDLDVQVQRLDPDLPLPSYAHPGDAGADLLTTVDVTLAPGERALVPTGVALALPEGYVALVHPRSGLAARHGLSIVNSPGTVDAGYRGEIKVLLVNHDPAEPIELRRGDRIAQLVVQRFERARFVEVSELPASVRGEGGYGSTGGFGTS
- a CDS encoding DUF3710 domain-containing protein — its product is MKFRRKSDTAPADSAALASEVPAPVGPFDAADLPDDGVERIDLGSLLVAPLEDRELRLQVDEATGAVQAVLLAGSDGAVELRAFAAPRNGDLWTEVRPQLAADMARRGGIATEREGEFGPELLCELQVKRADGTMAAQPSRIVGVNGDRWLLRATLMGRPAMEDSLPEAWVETIRSVAVQRGVGAMPVGEPLPLVLPANARKVDQPGTPPPSG
- a CDS encoding OB-fold nucleic acid binding domain-containing protein, with protein sequence MADKSRLRRSISRWANTGDQHARDLRETYAEAGNDSIATAPDRERVLLRGTLRTVTLRPRGGVPALEAELFDGSGVITLVWLGRRRIAGISPGRSIQVQGRIGQHDGVRILYNPRYELIP
- a CDS encoding DUF3159 domain-containing protein produces the protein MSADQPAPTRPAAVTVETVEALVRAQMATALGGRRGMVEAGIPGILFTVLWLTTKDLQIALGVSVAAAALALVVRLAQRTTVQYVFNAFFAIAIGWVFVRIAASAGGSESDQALAFFLPGILVSLGYTVVMVTSCVAGWPFVGFMLGSVTGDPTAWHSDRQVVHLCTRLTWLFLLPGAIGVLLQGPVWLLGWSDTIDVDLAVLLLGILRLGLGWPLRIGAWGAMIWLLARDATPIEDDHRHHGLTG
- a CDS encoding TrkA family potassium uptake protein, with protein sequence MRVAIAGAGAVGRSIARELIQNGHQVLLIDKNPDSIKPERVPDAEWLLADSCELSSLEEARLDKCDVVIAATGDDKVNLVTSLLAKTEFGVPRTVGRVNHPNNEWLFSEAWGVDVNVSTPRIMSALVEEAVTVGDLVRLFTFRQGNANLVEMTLPADSPYVGKPTGLIPLPENCALVTILRDGQVYVPDPEQPVESGDELLFVVPDEGEDALERLLAPRAHGG